A DNA window from Mesoaciditoga lauensis cd-1655R = DSM 25116 contains the following coding sequences:
- a CDS encoding DUF7670 domain-containing protein, with translation MNEMTIIIQLRRTAKIWSLISLGFVAVFLVGNALNSSEPLPTLVEWGELALFPTGVLTGMLLAWKYEWIGALLSILSLGAFYVLEWNLKGRIPHGPFFLLLTVPAFLFLACHICSVLRKKREG, from the coding sequence ATGAATGAAATGACGATAATCATTCAATTGCGACGAACGGCTAAAATATGGAGTTTGATAAGCCTTGGATTTGTAGCAGTTTTTTTGGTGGGAAATGCCCTTAATTCATCTGAACCGCTTCCCACACTGGTAGAATGGGGCGAGCTTGCGCTTTTTCCCACAGGAGTTTTAACCGGGATGCTTTTAGCGTGGAAATACGAATGGATAGGTGCTTTGCTATCCATCTTAAGCCTGGGAGCTTTTTACGTTTTGGAATGGAACCTGAAAGGGAGAATTCCACACGGACCTTTTTTCTTACTTCTTACCGTGCCAGCGTTTTTGTTTTTAGCTTGCCACATTTGTAGTGTGCTCAGAAAAAAGAGGGAGGGATGA
- a CDS encoding Gfo/Idh/MocA family protein: MEKLKLGVLGISNHFIKRVLFPLKKSDKVEIYAVSSRSSEKAKNFAIKHGIKKWYGSYEELLKDEEVEAVYIPLPNHMHLEYIKKAADAHKHIICEKPLALNYKDENEAFEYAKRQGVFLMEAFMYKHHPQWKRVKEIVDSRELGDIQTVHCYFSYDNRDPKNIRNVPEFGGGGLLDIGVYAISSARWIFGEEPSKVLALLKKDEKFNVDSIVSGILDFDQGKRSVFTVATQAFPNQSVEIFGTAGTLLVEIPFNTYSDVPAHVVVRTGIGTRDIYIGPADHYLLEFEYFAKAIRENKPLSLLEEDSLNNIKVVDALFKSAEEGNWVYLKRVF; the protein is encoded by the coding sequence ATGGAAAAGTTAAAACTTGGGGTATTAGGTATATCCAATCATTTCATAAAAAGGGTGCTCTTTCCTTTAAAGAAATCTGACAAGGTTGAAATCTACGCTGTATCGAGCAGATCCTCTGAAAAAGCAAAGAATTTTGCCATCAAGCATGGAATAAAAAAATGGTATGGCTCTTATGAAGAACTCTTAAAAGACGAAGAGGTAGAAGCGGTTTACATTCCGCTGCCCAATCACATGCATTTAGAATACATAAAAAAAGCGGCGGACGCTCACAAACACATAATATGCGAAAAGCCGTTGGCGCTTAACTATAAAGATGAAAATGAAGCTTTTGAATATGCAAAAAGGCAAGGCGTTTTCCTCATGGAAGCTTTCATGTACAAACACCACCCTCAATGGAAAAGAGTAAAAGAAATAGTGGATAGCAGGGAACTTGGTGATATTCAAACGGTTCACTGTTACTTTTCTTACGACAACAGGGATCCAAAAAACATACGGAATGTTCCAGAATTTGGGGGCGGAGGGTTACTTGACATAGGTGTGTATGCCATTTCCAGTGCGAGATGGATCTTTGGTGAAGAGCCTTCGAAAGTATTGGCATTGCTGAAAAAGGATGAGAAATTTAACGTTGATTCCATTGTTTCCGGCATACTTGATTTTGATCAGGGAAAAAGATCCGTTTTCACGGTAGCTACCCAGGCTTTTCCCAATCAAAGCGTAGAGATCTTTGGGACAGCTGGAACACTGTTGGTGGAAATACCTTTCAACACCTATTCAGATGTTCCCGCGCATGTAGTGGTGAGAACCGGTATAGGAACGAGAGATATTTACATTGGCCCTGCCGATCATTATCTTTTGGAATTTGAGTATTTTGCAAAAGCCATAAGGGAAAATAAACCTCTTTCTTTGCTTGAAGAAGATTCCTTAAACAACATAAAGGTTGTGGATGCACTGTTCAAGTCGGCAGAAGAAGGAAATTGGGTGTATTTGAAAAGAGTTTTTTAA
- a CDS encoding OsmC family protein yields MEVNEVKLQEFLIETQFKADETLALNKGREIVTTVSVSPTGSHPSAHSPVETIIGALGACFLINLQRYFNERQKKLSDSDVYIELKGYRDPTIPKLVRINYVVKINDEYEFDPETLKEFMEKKSTTYRTLENCVEISGEIQKFSN; encoded by the coding sequence ATGGAAGTCAACGAAGTGAAATTGCAAGAATTCTTGATAGAAACCCAATTTAAGGCGGACGAAACTTTAGCATTAAACAAAGGAAGGGAAATCGTTACGACTGTTTCCGTGAGCCCAACTGGAAGCCATCCTTCCGCTCATTCACCTGTGGAAACCATAATAGGCGCATTAGGTGCATGTTTTCTCATAAACCTTCAAAGGTATTTCAACGAGAGACAAAAGAAGTTATCCGATTCGGATGTGTATATTGAACTGAAAGGATACAGAGATCCAACCATTCCGAAGCTCGTTAGAATTAATTACGTTGTGAAGATAAACGACGAATACGAATTTGATCCAGAAACGTTGAAAGAGTTCATGGAAAAGAAAAGCACGACCTACAGGACGTTGGAAAACTGTGTGGAAATTTCAGGGGAAATCCAAAAGTTCTCCAATTGA
- a CDS encoding bifunctional metallophosphatase/5'-nucleotidase, which translates to MKRFKLTILTTTDLHGAIFPEDYFTKESVDSGLAKIATMINRIRRTHEHVLYFDNGDSIQGTPLEYYHAIVDNKDIDPTVKALNYIKCDAMTIGNHEFNFGRKVLEKAISEANFPVTSANIVDKNTKKPKFGKGYVVFEFDNGPKVAYLALTTKNIPFWEEPNNISDLEFLDPIDVAREYLKKFKLMGIDVVVVGYHGGVEIDPQSGEIVDSTGENQGYEMAKTLNGVDAFIFGHQHKIFATKINGIPVVMASSYGKALGMIELQLSYSEKWKVEDSTVQLLEPDNVPADEKLLEMEMSYQIATERWLDEVIGEALRDFYVPDGMYARTHETALVNLINDVQLYYSKAEISATSVFSSDIHGWKKGPITRRDVMGVYIFSNMLKVFELSGKEIKEMIEHSATYFSFENGEIVESGKMKAYKYNIFKGISYVIDLEKPEGQRVIELEKDGKPLDMKRKYTIAVNSYQAGGSGGYTMFQGKKPIREINVEMADLIVSYIKERKQIKPETDENWKILQASLVINDSTDLMR; encoded by the coding sequence TTGAAAAGATTTAAGCTTACCATTTTAACAACCACCGATCTTCATGGTGCCATTTTCCCCGAGGATTACTTTACCAAAGAAAGCGTTGATTCCGGTTTGGCAAAGATAGCCACGATGATAAATAGGATAAGAAGAACCCACGAACACGTGCTTTACTTTGATAACGGCGATAGCATTCAAGGAACACCGTTGGAGTATTATCACGCGATTGTAGATAACAAAGACATAGATCCAACTGTAAAAGCTTTGAATTACATAAAATGCGATGCCATGACAATTGGGAACCATGAATTCAACTTTGGAAGAAAAGTCTTGGAAAAGGCCATTTCAGAAGCGAATTTCCCCGTAACATCTGCCAACATTGTGGATAAAAATACGAAAAAGCCTAAATTCGGAAAGGGATACGTTGTTTTTGAATTTGACAACGGGCCGAAAGTTGCTTATCTTGCCTTAACCACCAAGAACATTCCTTTTTGGGAAGAACCGAATAACATATCCGATCTTGAATTTTTGGATCCCATCGATGTGGCGAGAGAGTATTTGAAGAAGTTCAAGCTTATGGGAATAGATGTTGTAGTGGTAGGTTATCATGGAGGAGTGGAAATAGATCCACAAAGTGGTGAAATCGTAGATTCAACAGGTGAAAATCAAGGCTATGAAATGGCAAAAACGCTTAACGGTGTAGATGCTTTCATATTTGGCCATCAGCATAAAATTTTTGCAACGAAAATAAATGGAATACCTGTTGTGATGGCGTCAAGTTATGGAAAAGCCCTTGGAATGATAGAATTACAACTTTCTTATTCAGAAAAATGGAAAGTGGAAGATAGTACGGTTCAGCTCTTGGAACCAGATAATGTTCCAGCAGATGAAAAATTGCTTGAAATGGAAATGTCTTATCAAATTGCCACTGAAAGATGGCTGGATGAGGTAATAGGCGAAGCACTTAGAGACTTCTACGTTCCAGATGGGATGTACGCGCGTACACATGAAACGGCGCTGGTTAACCTCATAAACGATGTACAGCTTTATTATTCAAAAGCGGAGATTTCAGCCACTTCCGTTTTTTCCTCAGATATTCACGGGTGGAAAAAAGGCCCTATAACGCGCCGCGATGTCATGGGAGTATACATCTTTTCAAACATGCTAAAAGTATTTGAGTTAAGTGGTAAAGAGATAAAAGAAATGATTGAGCATTCGGCAACGTATTTTTCATTTGAAAATGGTGAAATAGTAGAATCTGGAAAGATGAAAGCGTATAAGTACAACATTTTCAAAGGTATATCTTACGTAATAGATTTGGAAAAACCGGAAGGACAAAGGGTGATCGAACTTGAAAAAGACGGAAAACCCTTGGATATGAAAAGGAAATACACCATAGCCGTGAACAGCTATCAGGCTGGAGGAAGCGGAGGATATACCATGTTTCAAGGCAAAAAACCCATCAGGGAGATAAACGTTGAAATGGCAGATCTTATAGTTTCGTACATAAAAGAAAGGAAGCAAATCAAGCCCGAAACAGATGAAAATTGGAAAATACTTCAAGCATCTCTCGTCATAAACGATTCAACCGATCTCATGAGATGA
- a CDS encoding TldD/PmbA family protein produces the protein MKVEFSEFLENSREKIRKLVTKLNKHYDYVSVLGTDCYGTVFLVNANGVEVRDSAWTERGFVVRIHDENYREFSFNTLEDVDQLEKEIIDSVKLSKLSDKVKISPYPTVEEEKIKKDFSSEVEILPQSVSAEKKIEKLSNMKDEAFKLSDKLKNFNAIYEEVQVNKLFVSTKKELSQSYIWSQGYLQAVVSDGKKMKDNFESFSGLKGVELLDEMKGSVSKTVREAEALLNAERLEPGEYDVICSPDVAGVIAHEAFGHGVEMDMFVKGRAKAAEYMNKRVGSDLVTMHDGAAAAKEVSSYFFDDEGTLANDTVIIEKGILKAGLSDLLSAMKLGTEPTGNGKRQSFERKAYARMTNTFFTPGNDNLDDMIKSIKHGYLLEKYGSGMEDPKNWGIQVMVTYAREIKDGKLTDKVISPIIVTGYVPDLLNSISMVSNDFKLSGSGACGKGYKEFVKVSAGGPYIKAKARLG, from the coding sequence TTGAAAGTTGAATTCTCGGAATTTTTGGAAAACTCGCGAGAAAAGATTCGCAAACTTGTAACGAAGCTAAATAAGCACTATGATTACGTTTCCGTTCTAGGGACGGATTGTTATGGCACGGTTTTTCTTGTGAATGCCAACGGTGTGGAAGTAAGAGACAGTGCATGGACCGAACGTGGTTTCGTCGTTAGGATTCATGACGAAAATTACAGGGAATTTTCTTTCAACACTCTTGAAGATGTCGATCAACTTGAAAAAGAAATCATCGATTCGGTCAAATTGAGTAAGTTAAGCGACAAGGTGAAAATTTCACCTTACCCAACCGTTGAAGAAGAAAAGATAAAAAAGGATTTTTCATCTGAGGTTGAAATACTTCCACAAAGCGTGAGTGCAGAGAAGAAGATCGAAAAGCTTTCTAACATGAAAGATGAGGCGTTTAAGCTTTCAGATAAGCTCAAAAATTTCAACGCTATTTACGAAGAAGTGCAGGTTAACAAGCTCTTCGTTTCCACCAAAAAGGAGTTAAGCCAAAGCTATATCTGGAGCCAAGGCTATCTCCAAGCTGTTGTGTCAGACGGCAAAAAAATGAAAGACAACTTTGAGAGCTTTTCGGGGCTCAAAGGAGTTGAATTGCTTGACGAGATGAAAGGCAGCGTTTCGAAAACAGTTAGAGAGGCCGAAGCTTTATTAAATGCCGAAAGGTTAGAACCTGGCGAATACGATGTTATATGTTCACCAGATGTTGCGGGAGTTATAGCTCACGAAGCTTTTGGCCACGGGGTCGAAATGGACATGTTCGTAAAAGGAAGGGCAAAAGCCGCAGAGTACATGAACAAAAGGGTGGGTTCTGACCTTGTAACGATGCACGATGGTGCCGCCGCTGCCAAAGAGGTTTCATCATATTTCTTTGACGACGAGGGCACTCTTGCAAACGATACCGTGATCATAGAAAAAGGAATATTGAAAGCAGGACTTTCAGATTTGCTTTCAGCTATGAAATTGGGAACAGAGCCTACCGGCAACGGAAAACGCCAATCCTTTGAAAGGAAAGCGTACGCAAGAATGACGAACACCTTTTTTACCCCTGGAAATGACAATTTAGATGATATGATAAAGTCCATAAAACATGGATACCTCCTTGAAAAGTACGGAAGCGGCATGGAGGATCCGAAAAATTGGGGGATTCAAGTTATGGTAACCTACGCACGGGAAATAAAAGATGGAAAATTGACGGATAAGGTTATCTCTCCCATTATCGTGACAGGTTACGTTCCAGACCTCTTGAATTCCATCAGCATGGTATCAAACGACTTCAAGCTTTCAGGAAGTGGGGCTTGCGGAAAAGGATACAAAGAATTTGTCAAAGTTTCAGCTGGTGGACCGTATATAAAAGCGAAAGCGAGGTTGGGATGA
- a CDS encoding metallopeptidase TldD-related protein yields the protein MINNIIKILKDAGVKKWKLIEKGVKSKELFFVKNDLDMNRAKDVVKYQLTVYKDFKDGGKNYMGSSTILIHPTMSEKEMKERVSKAIFAAGFVKNEPYPLAEAIEKDLKKPSDAFDKLNDIVDAIFTPSIPDPWLNSVEVFLNDENVRILNSNGLDVSFNKNRLEIEFITNSKGEKEEIELYWDLKTSDLSPDSISSKVLDALNVTVDRALAKPTPKIKNIPVIFDEDGTKEILSYYVEKASALNVYEHMSNAKIGEKIQGNFTGSPVTLSIDPYIDDSYYSQPFDEDGLALNKVKVIDNGTLVSYWGNIRFSHYLKVKPTGSLTNFVVEAGEKTMNDLRKDKYMELKTFSDFQVNALTGDFGGEIRLGWYHDGEKKIPITGGSVSGNVKEIQESFELSKETIKDGNYFGPKALKAYDVKIAGVK from the coding sequence ATGATAAACAACATAATTAAAATTCTCAAAGACGCAGGTGTAAAAAAGTGGAAACTCATAGAAAAAGGTGTGAAATCAAAAGAGCTGTTTTTCGTGAAAAATGATTTGGATATGAACAGGGCAAAAGATGTGGTCAAATACCAACTAACCGTTTACAAAGATTTTAAAGATGGCGGCAAAAATTATATGGGCTCCTCAACAATACTCATACATCCCACCATGTCAGAAAAGGAAATGAAAGAAAGGGTATCGAAAGCGATATTCGCAGCCGGATTCGTGAAAAACGAACCTTATCCTCTTGCAGAGGCCATTGAAAAAGATCTAAAAAAGCCTTCCGATGCCTTCGACAAACTTAACGATATAGTCGATGCGATATTCACGCCATCAATTCCGGATCCCTGGCTTAATTCTGTTGAAGTGTTTTTAAACGATGAAAACGTAAGGATATTGAACTCAAACGGATTGGATGTTTCTTTTAACAAAAACAGATTGGAAATAGAATTCATAACGAACAGCAAAGGTGAAAAAGAAGAAATAGAACTTTATTGGGACTTAAAAACATCTGATTTATCGCCAGACAGTATTTCTTCTAAAGTGTTGGATGCTTTGAATGTGACTGTTGACAGAGCACTTGCGAAACCAACTCCAAAAATTAAAAATATACCTGTCATCTTCGATGAAGATGGAACAAAAGAAATCCTCAGTTATTACGTTGAAAAGGCTTCTGCGTTGAATGTTTATGAACACATGTCAAATGCGAAGATAGGCGAAAAAATTCAGGGAAATTTCACGGGAAGCCCCGTAACGCTTTCAATCGATCCATACATTGATGACTCTTATTATTCACAACCTTTTGACGAAGATGGACTTGCTTTGAACAAAGTTAAGGTCATAGATAACGGAACGCTCGTTTCTTATTGGGGGAACATAAGATTCTCACACTACCTTAAAGTAAAGCCAACAGGGTCACTGACAAACTTTGTCGTTGAAGCTGGAGAAAAAACGATGAATGATTTAAGAAAAGATAAATACATGGAGCTCAAAACCTTCTCCGATTTTCAAGTCAACGCTTTAACAGGTGACTTTGGTGGAGAGATAAGGCTTGGATGGTACCATGATGGAGAGAAGAAGATCCCCATAACTGGCGGATCTGTTTCTGGAAATGTGAAAGAAATTCAAGAAAGCTTTGAACTTTCAAAAGAAACGATCAAGGATGGAAATTACTTTGGGCCAAAGGCGTTGAAAGCTTACGATGTTAAAATCGCGGGAGTTAAATGA